A stretch of the Argentina anserina chromosome 6, drPotAnse1.1, whole genome shotgun sequence genome encodes the following:
- the LOC126798700 gene encoding E3 ubiquitin-protein ligase RMA1H1-like, whose amino-acid sequence MATEQHIEGSVVQSNFIGDDKCSFGKSNPVSEIPESENKSAANFDCSICLDSVHDPVVTLCGHLYCWPCIYKWIQFQTPSSESQENQKQPQCAVCKTEVSDSSLIPLYGRGQTTKPTKPSKDKAPHLGIVIPKRPLAPCSVETPRTPSTSPYGTQELHHRSYPYQFQVNSPQGGSYTSALQSPSGTATQVLNPLVGMFGEMVYARVFGNSITNVYTYPNSYNLAGSTSPRVRRHVMQADKSLNRMCFFLFCCFMLCLVLF is encoded by the coding sequence ATGGCAACTGAGCAACACATTGAAGGTTCTGTGGTTCAGTCTAATTTCATTGGAGATGATAAGTGTTCCTTTGGAAAGTCGAATCCTGTTTCTGAAATCCCAGAGTCTGAAAACAAGTCCGCTGCTAATTTCGACTGCAGCATATGTTTGGACTCTGTGCACGATCCAGTAGTGACCCTCTGTGGCCATTTATACTGCTGGCCTTGCATATACAAGTGGATTCAGTTCCAGACTCCGTCTTCTGAAAGCCAAGAGAACCAAAAACAGCCACAGTGCGCGGTTTGCAAAACTGAAGTCTCCGATTCATCTCTAATCCCACTCTATGGTCGTGGTCAAACAACAAAACCCACAAAGCCATCTAAAGACAAGGCTCCCCATCTCGGTATAGTCATTCCGAAAAGACCTCTCGCTCCTTGCAGTGTTGAGACACCAAGAACCCCAAGTACCAGCCCTTACGGTACTCAGGAACTCCATCACCGAAGTTATCCTTATCAATTCCAAGTAAACAGCCCTCAAGGAGGTAGTTATACATCCGCCTTACAGAGTCCTAGTGGTACAGCAACACAAGTCTTGAATCCGTTGGTCGGCATGTTTGGTGAAATGGTGTATGCAAGGGTGTTTGGTAACTCGATAACAAACGTATACACTTACCCTAATTCGTATAATCTTGCTGGTAGCACTAGTCCGAGAGTGAGAAGGCATGTAATGCAGGCTGATAAGTCGCTCAACAGAATgtgtttttttctgttttgttgCTTTATGTTGTGCctagttttgttttga
- the LOC126796990 gene encoding uncharacterized protein LOC126796990 encodes MQSQFRTLKKLLKDWHNAQIKARNNIASGTNMMDEMNQAHSNYMKNHPKKFNKWECWDKVKHHPYLIDPPFNPQPMEFYSTPNASENDSPIDLEDDIVLETPSSSIPRPIGQKRAKEAMRKGKKVQDAIESMALAIQAMAESNQASVELMRKRNEEIATHTRKVLAFEEAKEDTKVMAMDTNYMTPESKAWWKKKKSDIIAKTLFDGNSSSDYTPEVD; translated from the exons ATGCAATCTCAATTTCGGACGTTGAAAAAACTGCTGAAAGATTGGCATAATGCACAAATTAAAGCCCGTAATAATATAGCTAGCGGCACCAATATGATGGATGag ATGAATCAAGCTCATTCGAACTACATGAAAAATCATCccaaaaaatttaataaatgggAATGTTGGGACAAAGTtaaacatcatccttattTAATTGATCCACCATTTAATCCTCAACCTATGGAGTTTTATTCAACACCTAATGCCTCCGAAAATGACTCTCCAATTGACCTGGAAGATGATATAGTTTTGGAGACACCTTCAAGCTCTATCCCAAGGCCAATTGGACAAAAGAGAGCCAAAGAAGCAATGAGGAAAGGAAAGAAAGTACAAGATGCAATAGAAAGTATGGCTCTTGCTATTCAAGCCATGGCGGAATCAAATCAAGCTTCTGTTGAATTAATGAggaaaagaaatgaagagatagcTACTCATACAAGAAAAGTATTGGCATTTGAAGAAGCGAAAGAAGATACAAAAGTAATGGCCATGGATACTAATTACATGACTCCAGAATCAAAGGCTTGgtggaaaaagaagaaaagtgaTATTATAGCCAAAACATTATTCGATGGTAATAGCAGCAGTGACTACACACCTGAGGTtgattag
- the LOC126798691 gene encoding uncharacterized protein LOC126798691 — MTKRWEVGLPKTTACSLREQATRAILRNVRSQGHTYVEVREDGKKFIFFCALCLAPCYSDKVLFDHLKGNLHNDRLAAAKVTLLRPNPWPFNDGVVFFNNSYETDKVLVTPDDSKCMMLESLGNENSLAIVKYGENLETNGHDHCGVDGLECNEFVDSPRLHSNVGVKSLVVNSTANGANFPVVIPGVVVRDEITDLGVKDVGLGEIAARFLGKDGICRIWCEWLGINAVVSEDLCKVPEHDFAVVTFSYNIDLGRKGLLDDVRMLLSSSPRRESGNGEGTGCKRKKSFSDPEDISDSLNNQYDSFGEDSSATSGASRLILDHIDDQLLNTRFILNKSIRRELRRQQRLASGRMCDICQQRMLPGKDVATLMNMKTGLLACSSRNVNGAFHVFHTSCLVHWILLCEVEIITNQNTGSKGRRRSRRKTAAKCNGNDAQLKSLSPQIYSVFCPECQGTGIVIDGDDLEKPNLPLSQMFKYKIKVSDARRAWMKSPEMLQNCSTGFHFPSDEAGIQEKVKPLKLLHFYRAHE, encoded by the exons ATGACGAAAAGGTGGGAAGTCGGGCTGCCAAAGACTACTGCCTGTAGTCTTCGGGAGCAAGCAACAAGAGCTATTCTTCGCAATGTGAGGTCACAAGGGCACACATATGTTGAGGTCAGAGAAGATGGGAAAAAGTTCATTTTCTTCTGTGCTCTGTGTCTTGCACCTTGCTATAGTGATAAGGTGTTGTTTGATCACTTGAAGGGTAATCTTCACAATGACAGGTTAGCTGCTGCTAAGGTCACTCTCTTACGACCAAACCCTTGGCCCTTCAATGATGGTGTGGTGTTCTTTAACAATTCATACGAGACTGATAAAGTGTTGGTGACTCCAGATGACAGTAAATGTATGATGTTAGAGTCTCTCGGCAATGAGAACAGTCTTGCTATTGTCAAATATGGGGAAAATCTGGAAACCAATGGCCATGATCATTGCGGAGTTGATGGTCTTGAATGTAATGAATTTGTAGATTCGCCACGGCTGCATTCTAATGTTGGAGTCAAATCCCTTGTTGTGAATTCAACTGCAAATGGAGCAAATTTTCCTGTGGTGATCCCTGGTGTTGTGGTTAGGGATGAAATTACTGATTTGGGAGTGAAAGATGTGGGTTTGGGAGAAATTGCTGCAAGGTTCCTTGGGAAAGATGGTATTTGCAGAATATGGTGTGAATGGTTGGGGATAAACGCTGTAGTCAGTGAGGATTTATGCAAAGTTCCTGAGCACGATTTCGCTGTTGTTACCTTCAGTTATAATATTGATTTGGGTAGAAAGGGGTTGCTTGATGACGTAAGGATGTTGCTCTCATCCAGCCCTAGAAGAGAATCAGGGAATGGTGAAGGCACTGGTTGTAAGAGAAAGAAATCCTTTTCTGACCCTGAAGATATCAGTGACTCTCTGAATAATCAGTACGACTCATTTGGGGAAGATTCCTCTGCTACCAGTGGTGCATCTAGGTTGATTCTAGATCACATTGATGATCAGCTACTGAATACAAGATTTATCTTGAACAAATCTATTAGGCGAGAGCTAAGACGGCAACAGCGTTTAGCGTCAGGAAGAATGTGTGATATCTGTCAACAGAGAATGCTTCCTGGGAAAGATGTAGCAACTCTCATGAATATGAAGACCGGACTACTTGCTTGCAGTAGTCGAAATGTGAATGGG GCTTTTCACGTGTTTCACACTTCCTGCCTTGTACATTGGATACTTCTCTGTGAAGTTGAGATAATCACGAATCAGAATACTGGTTCAAAAGGGAGGAGAAGGTCTAGGAGGAAAACTGCGGCCAAGTGCAATGGAAATGATGCTCAATTGAAGTCTTTGAGCCCACAAATCTATTCTGTGTTCTGCCCAGAGTGCCAGGGTACTGGTATTGTCATTGACGGAGATGACCTGGAGAAACCGAATCTTCCTCTGTCTCAG ATGTTCAAGTACAAGATAAAGGTGAGTGATGCACGTAGAGCATGGATGAAGAGTCCTGAAATGTTGCAGAATTGCTCGACTGGTTTTCATTTCCCCTCCGATGAAGCAGGAATCCAG GAAAAGGTGAAGCCACTGAAGTTGCTGCATTTCTATAGAGCACATGAATAG